The genomic interval TCTGCTCAGACTTCACCGCTGGATCAGTCTGGTCTTCGCCCTGCCCTTGCTCGCGATCATCGCGACCGGCCTGATCCTATCGTTCGAGCCAATGGTGCAGGTCAGCGGCACGAATGGCCCGGCGATCGATGCAACCCGCGTCATCGCGGCGATCAAGCGCTACGATCCGGACAACAAGGCCCGCGGCATCGCCATCAACGCCAGCGCGCAGCGCCTGACATTGCAGGGCATCAACGCACCGGCCGTCGATCTCGCAACCGGCGAAGCCTTCGCAGCGGGTTCGACCCTATCCGATTTCTTCCTGTGGGCGCGCTTCAGCCATGAGCGGCTGCTCGGCCAGGCCTGGCTGGTCACGGCATCGACCATCGCGATGGTCGTCGTGATGCTGCTGGGAACGCTGATGGGCCTGCCGCGGCTGCGCAACACGCTGTCCGGCTGGCACAAGGCGACGGCATGGTTCGCGCTGCCCTTGATCCTGCTCAGCCCGCTGACCGGCCTATGCCTGGCGTTCGGCCTGACTTTTCAGACCGCATCTGCGCCGCCCAGCGGCCGCGTCGCATTGACCGAGGCCGTCCGCATGGTCGCAGCCGAGCACGATCTGTCGCACGTGATCTCCATCGGCGCCCGCGGCGGGAGGATGATGGCGCGCATCTACGAGGACAGCGAGCTGCGCGCGTACGGTATCGGTCCGGCAGGCGTCACGGCTTTGCCGCGCAACTGGCCGCGCCTGATCCACGAGGGCAACTGGTCGGCGATGGTCGCTTCCTCCCTGAACGTGATCGTTTCGCTTGCGCTGCTGACCCTGCTCTGCACGGGCGTGCTGATCTGGGCACGACGCAGGCTGCGCAAGGCCACGCCGCGATCGAACCAGCCACGCGGTGTCTCGTCGCTGAGCACGGCCGGCTAAAACCTCAATTGGGCGCCCTCGCCCGCTCCTCTTCCTGCGGGACGATTCTCCGCACGATCTCCGCATCGTCATCGGCAGAGGCCAGCAGGATGGCGCGTTCGCGCGGCAGCGCTTCGGGCAATTCGTCACGGATGAAGGCGACGAGCTTTTCACGGATTTCGCAGCGCAGGTCCCAGGATTGCGGCGCATTGCGCGCGCTGACCAGCGCTCGAAGCTGGATGGTGCGGGCATCCGCATCGATGACCTGGAGATTGACCACCGCGCCGTCCCACAGTTTCGACTCCTTGACGGCCTCCTCCAGCCTGCGGCGAATGCGCGGCACGTCGGCCCGGTAGTCGACGTGGAGCGCGATCGCGCCGATCAGCGAGGCCGCATCGCGCGTCCAGTTCTGAAACGGCTTTTCAATGAAGTAGGACAATGGCACCACCATGCGGCGCCAGTCCCACAGGCGAACCACGACATAGGTCGAGGCAATATCCTCGACCCAGCCCCACTCGTTCTCGATGATGACGGCGTCCTCGATGCGGATCGGCTGCGTGATCGCGATCTGCACGCCCGCGATCAGATTGCTGAGCAGCGGCCGCGCGGCGAGACCGACGATGATACCGGCGGCACCGGCGGAGGCGAACAGGCTGACGCCGTATTGCTTGACCGAGTCGAAGGTCATCAGGGCCGTCGACACCGTGATGATGACAATGATGGTATCGGTCACGCGCTTGAACACGCGCACCTGGGTGACGTGCTTGCGCGCGATGAAATTCTCGGTGACGTCGCGAAAGTTCTGCAAATACCGCGCCGCGCT from Bradyrhizobium arachidis carries:
- a CDS encoding PepSY-associated TM helix domain-containing protein, giving the protein MIKPLLLRLHRWISLVFALPLLAIIATGLILSFEPMVQVSGTNGPAIDATRVIAAIKRYDPDNKARGIAINASAQRLTLQGINAPAVDLATGEAFAAGSTLSDFFLWARFSHERLLGQAWLVTASTIAMVVVMLLGTLMGLPRLRNTLSGWHKATAWFALPLILLSPLTGLCLAFGLTFQTASAPPSGRVALTEAVRMVAAEHDLSHVISIGARGGRMMARIYEDSELRAYGIGPAGVTALPRNWPRLIHEGNWSAMVASSLNVIVSLALLTLLCTGVLIWARRRLRKATPRSNQPRGVSSLSTAG
- a CDS encoding mechanosensitive ion channel family protein codes for the protein MNLQTLVADIDEMFGWIPSWFVGLSLIAGAILILLSLYRVAVWLLDRAFGTRLPLLAVFIDRTAGPARLAVCLAAVALVLPLAPLDDTIRNPLMRLFVVAVIALIGWISIRVVDMSAARYLQNFRDVTENFIARKHVTQVRVFKRVTDTIIVIITVSTALMTFDSVKQYGVSLFASAGAAGIIVGLAARPLLSNLIAGVQIAITQPIRIEDAVIIENEWGWVEDIASTYVVVRLWDWRRMVVPLSYFIEKPFQNWTRDAASLIGAIALHVDYRADVPRIRRRLEEAVKESKLWDGAVVNLQVIDADARTIQLRALVSARNAPQSWDLRCEIREKLVAFIRDELPEALPRERAILLASADDDAEIVRRIVPQEEERARAPN